One window of Gloeothece citriformis PCC 7424 genomic DNA carries:
- the dndC gene encoding DNA phosphorothioation system sulfurtransferase DndC, with translation MTTSSTPLFPLRNVSQLVEDIENLTQEIQQLYCQDDIPWIVGVSWGKDSTAVLQLIWNAIASLPLEKRHKTIHVITTDTFVENPIVSAWVRKCIKNLKEATKQQNMPVKPHLLHPSLKETFWVCLIGRGYPAPRNGFRWCTDRMKIQPVNYFIRDMVRAHGETIIVLGARKAESSIRAATLKKHTAGRLRDHLSPNPRLINSVVYTPIEDWRNDEVWIYLMQWENPWGHSNKELFAMYRGATADKECPLVVDTSTPSCGDSRLGCWVCTMVNKDKSMEAMIQNDEEKEWLQPLLDLRNELDIQDDRDKRDFRRIYGRVELFGSDKIEPIPGPYTKYWREHWLRRVLQAQVEVRQNAPEDMKDITLITMEELSEIRRIWLEEKHEFDDSLPRIYEEVTGQPFEDPRPGVGNRLLGSDEWDVLAEICGDDGMHLELMAKLLDTERQYYTKSRRTGIYGDLEKCFDTSSRSKDDAIGNAHLKRNLKTAVEDGDIESIKQQLTDDNSHKDIKTVKEKLKSNPPQNHQQQLSLSWGSIKFGNQPSE, from the coding sequence ATGACAACTTCCTCAACTCCGTTATTTCCCTTACGTAATGTTTCTCAACTGGTAGAAGACATAGAAAACTTAACTCAAGAAATACAACAATTGTACTGTCAGGATGATATTCCTTGGATTGTTGGGGTATCGTGGGGAAAAGATAGCACGGCGGTATTACAACTGATCTGGAATGCGATCGCTAGTTTACCATTAGAAAAGCGACATAAGACAATTCATGTGATTACTACAGATACTTTTGTAGAAAATCCGATTGTCTCTGCTTGGGTACGTAAATGTATCAAAAATCTTAAAGAGGCGACAAAACAGCAAAATATGCCTGTTAAACCTCATTTACTTCATCCCTCGTTAAAAGAAACTTTTTGGGTATGTTTAATAGGAAGAGGATATCCTGCACCTCGAAATGGTTTTCGCTGGTGTACTGATCGGATGAAAATTCAGCCTGTCAATTATTTTATCCGGGATATGGTTAGAGCGCATGGAGAAACAATAATTGTCTTGGGAGCGCGAAAAGCTGAAAGTTCAATCCGTGCCGCTACTTTGAAAAAGCATACAGCAGGTAGATTACGTGATCATCTCAGTCCTAATCCCCGCCTAATTAATTCTGTCGTTTATACCCCTATTGAAGACTGGCGTAATGATGAAGTTTGGATATATTTGATGCAATGGGAAAATCCTTGGGGGCATAGTAATAAAGAATTATTTGCCATGTATCGAGGTGCAACAGCCGATAAAGAGTGTCCTTTAGTGGTAGATACGTCTACTCCTAGCTGTGGAGATTCTCGTCTTGGGTGTTGGGTGTGTACGATGGTGAATAAAGATAAGTCTATGGAGGCAATGATCCAAAATGATGAAGAAAAAGAATGGTTACAACCTTTATTAGATCTTCGTAATGAGTTAGATATACAAGATGATCGAGATAAACGAGATTTTCGTCGTATCTACGGAAGAGTAGAATTATTTGGGTCAGATAAAATAGAACCTATACCCGGCCCTTATACTAAATACTGGAGGGAACACTGGTTAAGACGGGTACTCCAAGCGCAGGTAGAAGTGCGTCAAAATGCCCCAGAAGATATGAAAGATATTACCCTAATAACTATGGAAGAATTAAGTGAGATCCGGCGTATCTGGTTAGAGGAAAAGCACGAGTTTGATGATAGTTTACCCCGAATTTACGAGGAAGTGACGGGACAACCGTTTGAAGATCCTCGCCCCGGTGTGGGAAACCGCTTGTTAGGAAGTGATGAGTGGGATGTTTTGGCGGAAATTTGCGGGGATGATGGGATGCACTTAGAATTAATGGCAAAACTCCTCGATACTGAACGTCAATATTACACGAAATCTCGTCGCACGGGTATTTATGGAGATTTAGAAAAGTGTTTTGATACCAGTTCAAGATCTAAAGATGATGCAATAGGGAATGCACATCTGAAACGGAATTTAAAAACTGCCGTCGAGGATGGAGATATAGAAAGCATCAAACAGCAATTAACGGATGATAATTCCCATAAGGATATAAAAACCGTTAAAGAAAAACTGAAAAGTAATCCCCCACAAAATCATCAGCAACAGTTATCTTTATCTTGGGGAAGTATTAAGTTTGGGAATCAACCGTCGGAATAA
- a CDS encoding DUF2887 domain-containing protein, with product MGEEVALEKGRQLVEDVDKIEDEDERFKIMELLDTLIAYKFNNLTQEELREMFGLDEFKKSRLYQDIYQEGEKEGKQEGKQETKLEMVDALFRRGFSVEDIADIVQLDIDTVRLRVQKVQDN from the coding sequence ATTGGTGAGGAGGTGGCACTTGAGAAGGGAAGGCAATTAGTAGAAGACGTTGATAAAATTGAGGATGAGGATGAAAGATTTAAGATTATGGAGTTGTTAGATACTCTCATTGCTTATAAGTTTAATAATCTCACTCAGGAGGAATTAAGAGAGATGTTTGGTTTAGATGAGTTTAAAAAGTCTCGGTTATATCAGGATATTTATCAAGAAGGAGAAAAGGAAGGGAAACAAGAAGGGAAACAGGAAACTAAGTTAGAAATGGTTGACGCTTTATTTAGGCGTGGGTTTTCTGTGGAGGATATTGCTGATATTGTTCAGTTAGATATTGATACCGTTAGACTCAGGGTTCAAAAAGTACAGGATAATTAA
- a CDS encoding DNA sulfur modification protein DndB, with translation MMSEFNDDHDHTPRLDELLEPYFAQYYRQKCYIGLIFEQGKRKMIQINVPAHDLPTLLQAKPSTNNDPDSGKNRPVIKGHAEEVKQYILKRAKQNKPWILGTLTANIDPKDLTLIELGRGICLVIIDRGVKLDITDGQHRKQAIHELIESPDAKLIGDNDFPITLVLEADFNQCQTDFRDMAQTKNLDKSLLLSFGEFEGKVGITKNLIEKVPMFLNKTEKIKNSPASKQKLIYTSNYIAKLASCAFVNNDKNELEDYEVEQASQALINCLNQFFSTCHQTQFIAETRVEDLTVNQIMEFKEKCILGKSVGLEILGRLLYLTYDKSNNTFVPEKVSQIAQIDWSISSNLWQGNIVKHDPNPVNTAKAYKISGGIIPTKMAVNTAKAALGWQ, from the coding sequence ATGATGTCTGAATTCAATGATGATCATGATCATACCCCTCGGCTTGATGAATTGCTTGAGCCGTATTTTGCCCAGTATTATCGCCAAAAGTGCTATATAGGCTTAATATTTGAGCAGGGAAAACGCAAAATGATACAAATAAACGTTCCGGCTCATGATTTACCTACCTTACTTCAAGCTAAACCCTCTACAAATAATGATCCAGATTCAGGCAAAAATCGACCGGTTATAAAAGGACACGCTGAAGAAGTAAAACAATACATTCTCAAACGAGCAAAACAAAATAAGCCTTGGATTTTAGGAACACTGACTGCAAATATTGATCCTAAAGATCTGACATTAATTGAATTAGGCAGAGGAATTTGTTTAGTTATCATCGATCGTGGAGTTAAACTAGATATTACAGATGGGCAACATCGGAAACAAGCTATTCATGAGTTAATTGAAAGTCCCGACGCTAAATTAATAGGAGATAATGATTTTCCCATTACTCTTGTTTTAGAAGCTGATTTTAATCAGTGTCAAACAGACTTTCGAGACATGGCACAAACTAAAAATCTTGATAAATCTTTACTTCTTTCCTTTGGTGAATTTGAAGGAAAAGTAGGGATTACTAAAAATCTAATTGAAAAAGTGCCGATGTTTTTAAATAAAACCGAGAAAATTAAAAACTCTCCTGCTAGTAAGCAAAAATTAATTTATACCAGTAATTATATTGCAAAATTAGCCAGTTGTGCTTTTGTCAATAATGATAAGAATGAACTAGAAGATTATGAGGTAGAACAGGCATCTCAAGCTTTAATTAATTGTCTCAATCAATTTTTTTCAACTTGTCACCAAACACAATTTATTGCTGAAACCAGAGTTGAAGATTTAACAGTGAACCAAATTATGGAATTTAAAGAAAAATGTATTCTTGGGAAAAGTGTAGGGCTGGAAATTTTAGGACGTTTATTGTACTTGACCTATGATAAAAGTAATAATACTTTTGTGCCTGAAAAAGTGTCACAAATAGCCCAAATAGATTGGTCAATAAGTAGTAATCTTTGGCAAGGTAATATAGTTAAACACGATCCAAATCCTGTTAATACTGCTAAAGCGTATAAAATATCAGGGGGTATCATCCCCACTAAAATGGCCGTTAATACAGCTAAGGCAGCGTTAGGATGGCAGTAA